CGGCCGGCGCCTGGAGAGCACGACGCGGCGGGAGTCCTTCCGCCGGTTTATCGCCCCGCTGCTGGACGACGACCGCTTTGTGCAGACCTCGGCCTCTCACGCGGTTAACATGCAGCATATCCGCACCATCACCCGCGAGGGCTTCTGCATGAAGGATGGCACCACGGTGCCCGTCACCCGGACCTTTTCCGGGGCGCGGCAGGCCTACCGCGACTACCTGGCTCAAAAGGATTAACCGGATGAACCCGGGCCTGGCACCGCGGGCGCGGCAAAATTTACGACCTACCAAGGAGGTTCCCATGAACGACAACGACACACTCAACCAGGCCCTGCTCGCCTTTATCAAGAGCAGCCCCACGGTCTTTCACGCCGTGGACACCATGAAAACCCTGCTGGCCGGGGCGGGCTACAGCCCGCTGGAGGAAAGCCGCCCCTGGCAGCTGCACCCCGGGCACGGCTACTATGTTACCCGCAACGCCTCGGCCCTCATCGCCTTCCGAATCCCGGAGGGGCCTTACACAGGCTTCCAGATTGTGGCCAGCCACGGGGACTCCCCGGCCTTTAAAATCAAGGATCACCCCGAGATCGACGTGGAGGGACACTACACCAAGCTGAACGTGGAGGGCTACGGCGGCATGCTGCGCGCGCCCTGGCTCGACCGGCCCCTGTCCGCGGCCGGACGGGTGGTTCTGCTGCGTCAGGGACAAATCCAGACCCGCCTGGTGGATCTGGATCAGGATCTGTTCCTCATTCCCAACCTCGCCATCCATATGAACCGCAAGGCCAACGCCGGACACGAGTACAACCTCCAGAAGGACATGCTGCCCCTCATGGGCGACGGCGCGGCCAAAGGACGGCTCTCAGAGCTGGTGGCCGGGGCTGCCGGCGTGGCCCCGGCGGACATCGCCGCCACGGAGCTGTTCCTCTACAACCGCGACCCGGGCCGTATCTGGGGCGCGAACCAGGACTTTATCTCCACGCCCCGGCTGGATAACCTCCAGTGCGCCTTTGCCTCGCTCCGGGGCTTTCTGGACGCGGAGGCTCCCCAAAACGTGGCGGTGCACTGTGTCTTTGACAACGAGGAGGTGGGCAGCGGCACCAAGCAGGGCGCAGGCTCTACCTTTCTCAAGGACACCCTGGCCCGCATCGCGGACGCCACCGGCGCCACCCGGGAGGAGGCCTTCCAGGCCGTGGCCGGCAGCTTCATGGTCTCCGCCGACAACGCCCACGCCGTACACCCCAACTTCCCGGAAAAAACCGACGACACCAACCGGGCCTACCTGAACGGCGGCGTGGTGCTCAAGCACAGCGCCAACCAGAAATACACCACTGACGCGGTCTCCGCCGGTATTTTTAAGGCAGTCTGCCAAAAGGCCGGGGTGCCTGTCCAGAGCTTTGTCAACCGCTCCGACATGCCCGGCGGCTCCACTCTGGGCAACATCGCCAGCACCCACACGCCCATGAACACCGTGGACGTGGGCCTGGCCCAGCTGGCCATGCACTCCCCCTACGAAACCGGGGGCGCGAAAGACACGAAAAGCCTCGTGACAGCCCTGAAGTGCTTTTATGAAACCAGACTCCGCTGCGAGGGCGACGGGCAGTATGTGGTTGAGTAGACTGCCATAAGCAAAAAAAGATGATGCGGCATTTCGCCGCATCATCTCTTAGAGAAGGATAATTTATTTTAGGACAGTATTTTCATTTTCCGCGCATCAGCCTTTAACGCCTCCCTGAAATCAGGATGGGCGATGGCAATCAGCGCTCTGGTTCTTTCGGACAGGGTTTTTCCCCGCAGCTCCGCGATGCCGTATTCTGTCACGATACGGTCCACATCGTTTTTGCTGGTTGTGACGACTGCACCCTGCGTAAGCATGGGTTTGATCCGGCTGACCTTGCCGTTAATGGCCGTGGATGGGAAGGCGATAAAGCTTTTGCCGCCAGGGGACAGCCGGGCGCCTCTCACGTAATCGCTCTGGCCGCCGGTCCCCGAGATATGCCTGTTCCCCACAGATTCTGCACACACCTGGCCCCAGAAATCAACCTCCAGAGCCGAATTGACCGATATAAAATCCGGGTGCTTCGCAATCACCAGAGGGTTGTTCACATAGTCTACCGGCAGGATTTCGATGGCCGGATTGTCATTGACAAAATCGTACATATTCTGGCTGCCATAAGCAAATGTGGCCACAGAACGCCCGGGGTGGATGGCTTTCTGGCTGTTGTCCGCTGCTCCGGAGGCAATCAGCTCCATCATGCTGTCTGTGAACAGCTCGGTATGGATGCCCAGGTGACGCTTTTTCTTCAGGGCATGGCCCACCGCCTCGGGGATTCCGCCGATCCCCAGCTGAATGGTGGCCCCGTCGGGGATCTCCGCCGCGATCAATTTGCCGATGATCTGGCTGACAGCGTCCGGCTCTGAGGGCTCTGCGGCGGGCAGGGGCACATGGTTCTCACACAGCGCGGTAACCTGGGATATATGGATTACCGGGCTGCTGAGCGATCTCGGCATATTTTCGTTGACTTCCAGAAAGATATGTTCCGCCTTTTTAAGCATGGCAAGGCTGTTGGACGCGGTACAGCCGGTAGAGAAGTAGCCGTGCCGGTCCATTGGTGACACCGTCGCACAAAAGGCATCCATATCAATATAGTTTTCAAACAGCTCGGGCATATCCCGGTAGTAGCAGGGCATCACATCTCCCACGCCGGCTGCCACGCCCTGGCGCGCATATTTTCCCGAAAACCAGGACACCCCCAGCTTGCCCATAAGCCCTTCATCGTAGCAGGGCATGGGCTGCACATCCAGAATGGTGTGCAGCTGCACAGTAAAATCCGCTTCCTGCTGAACCCGGTTCATCACCGCGCTGTAAATGGCTGGCGGATAGCCCAGCGCGATGTCGGAGCAGCACACCCAGCCGCTTTCCATAAGGGCCGCGATCTGCTCCGGCCGCTTTAGCTTTTGCTTATACTGACTGATCACTGTTTTCATTCACACACATTCCTCTGGCCCTTATGCCCCGGGCTGCGCCAGGGCTCTGGCATAATCCTTTCCCCTTTCCAGCGCCTGCCGGTTAACGGGGATAAACTTCGCTTTATTTTCGCCGAACACCTTGGTAAAGGCTTCCAGAACCGCCTCCTCCGAGATGGTATGGTCCGCCTCCAGCAGAGCCCCCAGCAGCACCATATTCATGAGCTTCGGGTTGCCCAGTTCCTTGGCAATATCACTGGCCGGAACATAGATTGTCCGGATATCCGTCCGATCCGGTTTTAAAGCGATGAGGTTGGCGTTGACGATCATGGCGCCGCCCGGCGCGATCACATGCTCAAACTTGCGGAAGGACGGCTCATTCATGACGACCGCGGACGACGCGTTTTTCGTGACCACCGGAGAGCCAATGGGGTTATCCGAAATGATTACCGTACAGTTGGCTGTTCCGCCCCGCATCTCAGGGCCATAGGAGGGACACCAGGAAACCTCCTTGTCCTTTATCATCGCCGCATAGGCGAGCAGCTTGCCAACACTCAGAACCCCCTGGCCTCCAAAGCCTGCAAAACAAATTTTCTGCGTTTCCATTTTATGACTCTGCCTCCTTGGTAATGTCTTTATAAACCCCCAGCGGGTAGTAAGGGATCATTTCTTTTTCGATAAACTGCATGGCCTTGACGGGCGGCAGCCCCCAGTTGGTCGGGCAGCTTGACATCACCTCGATGAGTGAAAAGCCAAGCCCTTTTTTCTGAACCTCAAAGGCCTTTATCATCGCCTTTCTGGCCTTCATCACATTGAAGGGCGAATTGACCGCAACGCGTTGAACATAGGCGGCTCCCTCAAGGGTGCTCAGCATCTCCGACACGCGTATGGGATTTCCGTCAATTTTGGGGTCACGCCCACTCTGGCAGGTGGTTGCCTTCATACCGGGCAGGGTTGTCGGCGCCATCTGGCCGCCCGTCATCCCATAGATACCATTGTTGATAAAAATGGTCGTGATCTTCTCACCCCGGGCCGCCGCGTGAATGATTTCCGCGGTGCCGATGGAGGCCAGATCACCATCCCCCTGATAAGTAAAAACCGTATTATCCGGGTGTACCCGTTTGATCCCGGTGGCCGTAGCCGGCGCGCGGCCGTGGGCCGCCTGGATACCATCCGTATTGAAATAGCTGGTCGCCATGACCGCACAGCCCACCGGAACCACCGCGATGGCTTCCTCCAGCAGCCCCATCTCCTCGAGAACCTCACCGACAAGCCGGTGGACAATACCGTGTGTGCAGCCTGGGCAATAGTGGGTCTTTGCATCGGTCAGCCCCTGGGTGCGTTTAAATACAGTGGTCATTCTTTTCCACCTCCCATCACAGATTTCGCAAATTCAACAATTTCCTCCGGCGTCAGAATCACGCCGCCGGTACGTCCGTAAAACTCGACCTTATGGACATCCTCACAGGCCAGTTTAACGTCATCAACCATCTGGCCCAGGCTCATCTCAACATCCATGATCTTCTTGACCGAAAGGTTTTTAAAGGCCTTTTCCGGGAAGGGCCACAGCGTTTTTGGCCTTATCAGCCCTACGCGGTAACCTTCCTCACGCAGGCTTTTAATGGCCGTCTTGACAATCCGGGCAGCGGTGCCGTATGCGGCAAAGGCGTACTCAGCATCTTCCATCATAAAGCTTTCCGCCTGCTGCTCATTTTCCTGGATCTGCTCATATTTTTTCTGCATTTCAAAATTGGCGGCTTCCAGCCCCTTGGCCTCCAGATCCAGATTAATGACAAGATGGCGCTCGCCCTTCCCCTTTCCGGTCATGGCCCAATCCTTGGGCTTCAGTTCTTTGGATGGTTTGTAATTGAACTCCACAGGCTCCATCATCTGGCCGATCATTCCGTCGGACAGAATGATTACCGGTGTGCGGTAATAGTCCGCAAGGTCAAACCCCTCCATGACCATATCCGCAACCTCCTGTACCGTCGACGGCGCCAGGACAATATTATGGTAATCCCCGTTGCTGCCGCCCTTTACACACATGTGGTAATCGGCCTGGCTTGGCTGTATGCCGCCCAGTCCAGGGCCGCCGCGCATCATATTGACAATCACTGCCGGCAGCTCTGCCCGGGTGATATAACCGATGCCCTCCTGCTTTAAGGCGATTCCGGGTGAGGATGAGCTGGTCATAACCCGTGCGCCTGCTCCTGCCGCACCGTAGACCATATTGATCGCTGCCACCTCGGATTCGGACTGCACAAACGTCCCTCCGATTTTTGGCAGCTCTCTGGACAGATACTCTGGAACCTCACTCTGCGGCGTGATCGGATAGCCAAAAAAGAACCGGCATCCCGCCTCCATCGCCGCCTTGCCAACTGCTTCATTCCCCTTCATTAAAACCTTTGTCACTACTATCCCTCCCTAATCGCATTTTTCTACTGTGATGGCCGCTTCCGGACACATCTTAGCGCAGTTTGCACAGGCGATACACGCGTCCATATCGGTGACCATACAGGGGTTATACCCGCTGATGTTCAGGTGTGTTTCATCCAGTGCTAAGATATCCTTTGGGCAGACGGACACACACAGTTCACACCCTTTACAATAAAATTCATCAATGATGATGCTTCCTTTGGCTTTTGCCATGTCTACTCCTCCATATTTGGTTTATTACATCCATTCTTCCCGCATGAAAAACTTCAGCGGCAGCCGCTCGCCAGACAGCTTTTCCGGTACGCTGCCAAGGATTTCTTCCATATAAGACGTATACCGAATGGGTACCCCCGTCCGTTGTGAGACATCCCTCAACACCGCGTCGCCAGCGATCAGGTTCTCAAGGGTACTCTCTCTCACAAAGTTCGTATTGTTAATGAACCCTGTCACCTGAAAGCCGGAAGCGTATTCAAGGGACTCTTTCTGAAGGAGAATTCCCTCCACACTCGCGGTATCCGGCCGGTTTACATTAACGACCATGAAAAAATCAACCTCGTCCCGGCTCAGAAGCGGCCTCAGGCGGGCCAGCGTGGTGGTGCCCACACTGTTTCCCCCAAGATCGATGATATAGTCACACGCTTTATCCTTTACCGGCGTCCCGATCTCTGCTGAAATGGCTGGAAGATCACAGTTATCCTGCTCAATGGAGGATCCGATTACGCTCACGCCGTATTCCTCCAGCTCCTTACGCCTTTCCCTGGACCTGAAAAAAACATTGACAATGTCCAGATCTGCCAGCACCACCCTTGATGCTTTTTGGCTCAGGGCCACCGCGTAATTGACCGCAAATTCCGTCTTTCCACTTCCATAATGACCGGCAATGATTCGCACGCGTTTATCTTTTCCCAACATTTTTCACCTCCGCAGCGTTTTCAGCATAATGACCGGCTGCCTTTTTGCAAAGCTTATGATTTTTATCTGGCAGGCCAGTGAAATTAACGGCTTCACTGGCCTGCCGCCAAGGCTTTTTAGTAAGAATCAGGCACGTCCGGCCTTGATGATATCCATCGCGTAGTGGTCTGCGGCCTCGTAGGTTGTAATGCCCTTGTCCTTGGCGTAATGGATGATGTCGAGGGTGGTGTCGTAAATTTTATCAACCTTTTCAACCACCTTGCTGGCATCGTATGGCTTCGTCACAATTTCTTCACCACAGTTGATAACGCCGCCGGCATTGATGATATAATCCGGTAAATAAAGGATGCCTCTTTCTTCCAGCTCCTCGCCGCTCTTCGGGTCAACCAGCACGTTGTTGGCACAGCCGCCTACAATTTTGCACTTCAAGGCCTTGGCGTTGCCGGTGTTGATCACCGCGCCCAGAGCACATGGGGCAAAAATGTCACATTCGGTTGTCAGCACCTCGTCTGCGCTCAGCGGAGTGGCGTCGAATTCCTCAACAGCCCGCTTTACAGCGTCCGGATTAATGTCATAAACCTTCAAGATAGCGCCTTCGTCGTGCAGCAGCTTTGCGACCATATAGCCAACACTGCCGAGTCCCTGAACCACAACGGTTAATCCTTCAGCTGTGTCCGCGCCAAACTTTTCCTTGATGCCGGCTTTAATGCCCATAAAGGTTCCTCTGGCTGTATAGGGTGACGGATTGCCGCCGATTTCCCGGGTGCCGGTAACATACTTGGTTGTCTCCTGCATGTAGGCAATATCCTGCGTATTGATATTGACGTCCTCAGCAGTATAATATCTCCCGGCAAGGGATTCGATAAAGCGGCCATAGGCCTTAAAAAACGCTTCATTTTTAAGCTTTCTCGGATCGCCGATGATTACGGCTTTTCCGCCGCCGTTCTTTAATCCACAGCCCGCATTTTTAAGGCTCATGCCTCTGGACAGCCGCAGAACATCATAGAGAGCATCCTCCTCGCTCTCGTAGTTCCACATCCGGGTGCCGCCAAGCGCCGGGCCCAGGGTCGTGTCGTGAATGGCGATAATGGCCTTTAAACCCGTTTCCTCATCCCGTGCGAATACCAGTTCTTCGTGGCCATAGAAATCCATCTTTTCAAAAATACTCATTTGTCATACCTCCAAAATATAATTTTTAATAATAATATATAGATACCAGCGGTTCTTAATCCAGCCAGTATAGATAACCCTTATCTTTTTTCTTTCTGCACTGTCCCTGCGGGATCAGGCCCCGGGACAGATATCTCTGGGATTACTTTTTTCTTGTCTGCCTTGATAAAATACCCGATCACACCACAGATCACGGTTGGCAGCAGCCACCCGAACCCAAAGTGGTGAAGCGGTAAATAGTTGATAAACTGGAAGCCCAGGCCATGATTGGCGGCCGTTTCCAGAACGCCGACCACAAACGCGCCCAGCGCGGCAACTTTAAAGACATTGTCATTTTTGATCTTGTCACCCACAATGGTCAAAATGATCAGCGTGAGGGCCGGTGCGTAGACAATGGACAGGACCGGCTCTGAGATGGAGATGATCTCATCCAGGCCGATATTGGCAATGACCGGTGAAATCACACACACGATGGTGACAATAACCTTATAGCTGACACGCCCTTTGCTCAACCGTGAGAAATAGGTCCCGCTGGAGCTCACCAGCGCCACCGCTGTGGTAACACAGGCCAGCGCCACCACAATCCCAAAGATGACCATGCCGGCATTTCCGAGAAGGTTTTTAATGATCTCAAGAATCAGTGTTGACCTGGAAACCTCGACCCCATACATAGTCGAGACTGTTGCCCCGAGGTGGGCCAGACCAAAATAAACAATCAGGAGCCCTGCCCCGGCAACCAGTCCCGCGCCTCCGATTACAGCGTTCTTGGCTTTGATCTCCGTATAGCCCTTTTCCTTGACTGTTTTTACAATAATGACCCCAAAAATCAACGCTGCCAGCACATCCATTGTCTGGTAGCCAGAGGTGATGCCGCTGCTGATAATGTTTGAGACCTTTGGCTCAGCCCCAATTGGCCCCAGCGGATCAATGATCCCCTTTATGATGACAATCATCAGCCCGATAAACAAAGCCGGTGTCAGGAATTTACCGACAATATCTACCACCGATGCCTCCTTCACGCACAGCACCCAGATAAGCACGAAAAACGCGATCGAGGCAACCAGTGGATTCACCTCCGGAAAGATGGGTGCAATGCCCATTTCAAAGGTCGTAGCCGCAGTTCTGGGAATGGCCAGCATCGGGCCCACACACAGCACTACCAGCGTTGACAGCAGCACGGCGGGTATCCTCCCAATGCGGCAGGTAATCCCTTCAATATCGCTGTCACATTTCAGCATGGCCAGGATGGCCAGCATTGCCAGTCCAATATCTGCGATGTAGTAGCAGATAAATGCCGGCACCCACATCGACGCAGCCGTCATCCCAAGATAAGGTGGAAAGATCACATTTCCAGCCCCGAAAAACATCGAAAACAACGCAAGACCAACAATCCATTTGTCTTTTCTTTGACTCATTTTACACGCTCCTCTTTAATCAGTGTTGCAGGTCAGATTCCCAGGTGATTAATGGCTGCCTCTTTGCAGCACACGGTGTATGCCGGCTTCTCTTTTCTGATGATGGTTTTATTATATTCTCAGTATGTTTTTTCCGCAAAGTTGCTTAACATTCTTTAGAATTTCAATTCCCATGCCAAAAATTTCTCTACGCGAAACTTTTAACCTGTTTTGGCCTGTTTTTCGTTTTTTGTTTTTCGCAAGAAAACATTTTCACAAAAAAACAGATTTATATGAAAACATTTTCTTGCTTTGACCTTTTTAAAATTTATCCAAAAAAATGAAAAAACCCAGGCAAAATAAAGCTTTTACTGGGTTTGTTAATCATTAAACGTTTTACCAATTTTTACACTTTAAGGGTCAATCACAAAGCAATGATCTTCTTTCAAACGTTTTATTTCTTCTTTTGATACAACAAAGAGCTCTTCCAATTCTTTACTGGTCATCAGCTCCTTTGAAAGAATCACCTTAATGGCAGTTGGTCGCATGCTGTAATTATCCATTCCTGTCAAAATTCCCGGAATTGCGGATAGCTTTTTCATGGGGATGAAAAAAGACAAATACGCAATCTCCGCCTCACAGTAAAGATTCTGCATGATGAAAATAATAAAATTATCCCGGATGTTCATAGCGCCATGATAAATGCCCTCGCATTTTTTGTAGTTTTTAATATCCTCCGGCTGGTAATAAAAGGTCGCGTAATTCTGGCCGTTTGCGCTCTCCTCACTAAGACGGATATAGGAACAATAATTTTTATTGCGTGACCGTTGATAAAGGTAAAAGTGATCAATATTTCCAAGCTGGCTCCGCGTCACTTCCATCGTCTTATCCT
This portion of the Eubacterium sp. 1001713B170207_170306_E7 genome encodes:
- a CDS encoding M18 family aminopeptidase, translated to MNDNDTLNQALLAFIKSSPTVFHAVDTMKTLLAGAGYSPLEESRPWQLHPGHGYYVTRNASALIAFRIPEGPYTGFQIVASHGDSPAFKIKDHPEIDVEGHYTKLNVEGYGGMLRAPWLDRPLSAAGRVVLLRQGQIQTRLVDLDQDLFLIPNLAIHMNRKANAGHEYNLQKDMLPLMGDGAAKGRLSELVAGAAGVAPADIAATELFLYNRDPGRIWGANQDFISTPRLDNLQCAFASLRGFLDAEAPQNVAVHCVFDNEEVGSGTKQGAGSTFLKDTLARIADATGATREEAFQAVAGSFMVSADNAHAVHPNFPEKTDDTNRAYLNGGVVLKHSANQKYTTDAVSAGIFKAVCQKAGVPVQSFVNRSDMPGGSTLGNIASTHTPMNTVDVGLAQLAMHSPYETGGAKDTKSLVTALKCFYETRLRCEGDGQYVVE
- a CDS encoding acetyl-CoA hydrolase/transferase C-terminal domain-containing protein, which encodes MKTVISQYKQKLKRPEQIAALMESGWVCCSDIALGYPPAIYSAVMNRVQQEADFTVQLHTILDVQPMPCYDEGLMGKLGVSWFSGKYARQGVAAGVGDVMPCYYRDMPELFENYIDMDAFCATVSPMDRHGYFSTGCTASNSLAMLKKAEHIFLEVNENMPRSLSSPVIHISQVTALCENHVPLPAAEPSEPDAVSQIIGKLIAAEIPDGATIQLGIGGIPEAVGHALKKKRHLGIHTELFTDSMMELIASGAADNSQKAIHPGRSVATFAYGSQNMYDFVNDNPAIEILPVDYVNNPLVIAKHPDFISVNSALEVDFWGQVCAESVGNRHISGTGGQSDYVRGARLSPGGKSFIAFPSTAINGKVSRIKPMLTQGAVVTTSKNDVDRIVTEYGIAELRGKTLSERTRALIAIAHPDFREALKADARKMKILS
- a CDS encoding 2-oxoacid:acceptor oxidoreductase family protein, which translates into the protein METQKICFAGFGGQGVLSVGKLLAYAAMIKDKEVSWCPSYGPEMRGGTANCTVIISDNPIGSPVVTKNASSAVVMNEPSFRKFEHVIAPGGAMIVNANLIALKPDRTDIRTIYVPASDIAKELGNPKLMNMVLLGALLEADHTISEEAVLEAFTKVFGENKAKFIPVNRQALERGKDYARALAQPGA
- a CDS encoding thiamine pyrophosphate-dependent enzyme translates to MTTVFKRTQGLTDAKTHYCPGCTHGIVHRLVGEVLEEMGLLEEAIAVVPVGCAVMATSYFNTDGIQAAHGRAPATATGIKRVHPDNTVFTYQGDGDLASIGTAEIIHAAARGEKITTIFINNGIYGMTGGQMAPTTLPGMKATTCQSGRDPKIDGNPIRVSEMLSTLEGAAYVQRVAVNSPFNVMKARKAMIKAFEVQKKGLGFSLIEVMSSCPTNWGLPPVKAMQFIEKEMIPYYPLGVYKDITKEAES
- a CDS encoding 3-methyl-2-oxobutanoate dehydrogenase subunit VorB → MTKVLMKGNEAVGKAAMEAGCRFFFGYPITPQSEVPEYLSRELPKIGGTFVQSESEVAAINMVYGAAGAGARVMTSSSSPGIALKQEGIGYITRAELPAVIVNMMRGGPGLGGIQPSQADYHMCVKGGSNGDYHNIVLAPSTVQEVADMVMEGFDLADYYRTPVIILSDGMIGQMMEPVEFNYKPSKELKPKDWAMTGKGKGERHLVINLDLEAKGLEAANFEMQKKYEQIQENEQQAESFMMEDAEYAFAAYGTAARIVKTAIKSLREEGYRVGLIRPKTLWPFPEKAFKNLSVKKIMDVEMSLGQMVDDVKLACEDVHKVEFYGRTGGVILTPEEIVEFAKSVMGGGKE
- a CDS encoding 4Fe-4S dicluster domain-containing protein; its protein translation is MAKAKGSIIIDEFYCKGCELCVSVCPKDILALDETHLNISGYNPCMVTDMDACIACANCAKMCPEAAITVEKCD
- a CDS encoding ATP-binding protein, with product MLGKDKRVRIIAGHYGSGKTEFAVNYAVALSQKASRVVLADLDIVNVFFRSRERRKELEEYGVSVIGSSIEQDNCDLPAISAEIGTPVKDKACDYIIDLGGNSVGTTTLARLRPLLSRDEVDFFMVVNVNRPDTASVEGILLQKESLEYASGFQVTGFINNTNFVRESTLENLIAGDAVLRDVSQRTGVPIRYTSYMEEILGSVPEKLSGERLPLKFFMREEWM
- a CDS encoding Glu/Leu/Phe/Val dehydrogenase, with product MSIFEKMDFYGHEELVFARDEETGLKAIIAIHDTTLGPALGGTRMWNYESEEDALYDVLRLSRGMSLKNAGCGLKNGGGKAVIIGDPRKLKNEAFFKAYGRFIESLAGRYYTAEDVNINTQDIAYMQETTKYVTGTREIGGNPSPYTARGTFMGIKAGIKEKFGADTAEGLTVVVQGLGSVGYMVAKLLHDEGAILKVYDINPDAVKRAVEEFDATPLSADEVLTTECDIFAPCALGAVINTGNAKALKCKIVGGCANNVLVDPKSGEELEERGILYLPDYIINAGGVINCGEEIVTKPYDASKVVEKVDKIYDTTLDIIHYAKDKGITTYEAADHYAMDIIKAGRA
- the brnQ gene encoding branched-chain amino acid transport system II carrier protein; this translates as MSQRKDKWIVGLALFSMFFGAGNVIFPPYLGMTAASMWVPAFICYYIADIGLAMLAILAMLKCDSDIEGITCRIGRIPAVLLSTLVVLCVGPMLAIPRTAATTFEMGIAPIFPEVNPLVASIAFFVLIWVLCVKEASVVDIVGKFLTPALFIGLMIVIIKGIIDPLGPIGAEPKVSNIISSGITSGYQTMDVLAALIFGVIIVKTVKEKGYTEIKAKNAVIGGAGLVAGAGLLIVYFGLAHLGATVSTMYGVEVSRSTLILEIIKNLLGNAGMVIFGIVVALACVTTAVALVSSSGTYFSRLSKGRVSYKVIVTIVCVISPVIANIGLDEIISISEPVLSIVYAPALTLIILTIVGDKIKNDNVFKVAALGAFVVGVLETAANHGLGFQFINYLPLHHFGFGWLLPTVICGVIGYFIKADKKKVIPEISVPGPDPAGTVQKEKR
- a CDS encoding helix-turn-helix transcriptional regulator; its protein translation is MTENSLNAQIGAQVRMYRKMAKISIDEMARTIGKSRATISKYETGTIGMDVSTLFEIASTLNIGVSLLLDIPKEDKTMEVTRSQLGNIDHFYLYQRSRNKNYCSYIRLSEESANGQNYATFYYQPEDIKNYKKCEGIYHGAMNIRDNFIIFIMQNLYCEAEIAYLSFFIPMKKLSAIPGILTGMDNYSMRPTAIKVILSKELMTSKELEELFVVSKEEIKRLKEDHCFVIDP